The proteins below are encoded in one region of Clostridium pasteurianum DSM 525 = ATCC 6013:
- a CDS encoding IMP dehydrogenase gives MAFYFDEPSHTFSEYLLVPGYSSAECMPANVSLKTPVVKFKKGETSQIEMNIPLVSAIMQSVSGDKMAIALAKEGGISFIYGSQSIEDEAAMVARVKNYKAGFVVSDSNIRPDQKLKDILDLKEKTGHSTVAVTEDGTATGKLLGIVTSRDYRISRMSPECKVADFMTPFSKLISAKKGITLKEANNIIWDYKLNSLPIVDENQHLAYMVFRKDYDSNKENKLELLDSSKRYIVGAGINTRDYEKRVPALVDAGADVLCIDSSEGFSEWQKLTIDYIRKEYGDKVKVGAGNVVDRDGFLFLAEAGADFVKIGIGGGSICITREQKGIGRGQATAVIEVAKARDEYFEKTGVYIPICSDGGIVYDYHMTLALAMGADFIMLGRYFSRFDESPTNKVSINGTYMKEYWGEGSNRARNWQRYDMGGDKKLSFEEGVDSYVPYAGSLKDNVSLTLSKVRSTMCNCGAMSIPELQKNAKITLVSSTSIVEGGAHDVVLKDTSNNVLK, from the coding sequence TTGGCTTTTTACTTTGATGAACCCTCACATACTTTTAGTGAATATCTATTAGTGCCTGGGTATTCTTCTGCAGAATGCATGCCAGCTAATGTTAGTTTAAAAACGCCAGTAGTAAAATTTAAAAAAGGCGAGACCTCTCAGATAGAAATGAATATACCTTTAGTTTCTGCAATTATGCAATCTGTTTCAGGTGATAAAATGGCAATTGCACTGGCTAAAGAAGGTGGTATTTCATTTATTTATGGATCACAATCAATAGAAGATGAGGCTGCTATGGTAGCTCGTGTTAAAAATTACAAAGCAGGTTTTGTTGTCAGCGATTCAAATATAAGACCAGATCAAAAATTAAAGGATATTTTAGATTTAAAGGAAAAGACAGGTCATTCTACAGTTGCGGTTACAGAGGATGGAACAGCTACAGGAAAACTTTTAGGCATTGTCACCAGCAGAGATTATCGTATAAGCAGAATGTCACCAGAGTGCAAAGTTGCTGATTTTATGACGCCTTTTTCAAAATTAATTTCTGCGAAAAAGGGAATTACTCTAAAAGAAGCTAACAATATTATATGGGATTATAAATTAAATTCACTGCCAATTGTAGATGAAAATCAGCATCTTGCATATATGGTATTTAGAAAAGATTATGATTCAAATAAAGAAAATAAATTGGAACTTTTAGACAGTTCTAAGAGATATATTGTAGGTGCAGGAATTAATACTCGTGATTACGAGAAAAGAGTACCAGCGCTAGTAGATGCGGGTGCTGATGTACTATGTATAGATTCCTCAGAGGGATTTTCCGAATGGCAGAAATTGACCATTGATTATATCCGTAAAGAATATGGGGATAAGGTAAAAGTAGGTGCAGGAAATGTAGTGGACAGAGATGGATTCTTGTTTTTAGCAGAAGCTGGGGCTGACTTTGTGAAAATAGGAATAGGCGGAGGTTCTATCTGTATTACAAGAGAACAAAAGGGTATTGGTAGAGGGCAGGCAACTGCAGTAATAGAAGTGGCTAAGGCCAGAGATGAATATTTTGAAAAAACAGGTGTATACATACCTATATGTTCCGATGGAGGAATTGTATATGATTATCATATGACTCTTGCTCTTGCTATGGGAGCTGACTTTATTATGCTTGGAAGGTATTTTTCTCGTTTTGATGAAAGTCCTACTAATAAAGTTAGTATTAACGGAACTTATATGAAAGAGTACTGGGGAGAGGGTTCTAACCGTGCAAGAAACTGGCAGAGATATGATATGGGCGGTGATAAAAAATTATCTTTTGAAGAAGGTGTAGATTCCTATGTACCTTATGCAGGAAGCCTTAAAGATAATGTATCATTGACTTTAAGTAAAGTACGTTCAACTATGTGTAATTGTGGAGCCATGAGTATTCCAGAACTTCAGAAAAATGCAAAAATCACATTGGTATCATCCACTTCTATTGTAGAAGGCGGAGCTCATGATGTAGTGCTTAAAGATACTAGCAATAATGTTTTAAAGTAA